Sequence from the Streptomyces puniciscabiei genome:
ATGCGCAGGAAACGCTTGGTGCGCGGGTGTGCGGGCGCGGTGAGGTCGTAGGCCTCGGTCACGGTCATCGGGACCAGTTCGTGCCGGGCGGCGAGGGCGTCCAGCGGGCCGCCGGTCAGCGTGCGGACCTCGTACGCGCTCGTGGGCTCCTCCGTCGGGGCGCCTGCGGCGGGATCGCCGTACTCCGTCAGCAGCGCGGTGCGCAGCCGGGCCGTGAACTCCCGTACGGTGCCGCTCAGATCGCCGGAGGCGTCGGCGGCGGTCCGGGCGGTCAGGCGGGTGGCGCCGAGTTCGGCGAGGCGGGCGTCGATGCGGGTGGGCACCTGCTGGTAGGTGGCGGCCCAGTTGCGGTCGCCGACGCCGAGGACGGCGTAGGTCACGCCGGTCAGGTCGGGGGTGCCGCCGAGCCAGGCGGTGAAGGCCGTGGCGTCGTCGGTGGGGTGGCCGTTGTAGGAGGCGGCGGTGATGACCACGGTCCGGTCGGTGGGCAGTTTGCCCGTGTACGTGTCCAGGGCGGCGACCTCGGTGGCGCAGCCGACGGCGGCGGCCTCGTCGGCGAGCTGGGCGGCGAAGGCCCGGCAGGTGCCGTAGTTGCTGCCGTGCAGGAAGAGGACGCCGGTACCGGGGCGGACCCGGGCGGGCAGGGTGTCCGGGGCCGAGTCCTCGCCCGACTGCGCGGGGACGCTGCCGGGCAGCGGGGCGTGCACGCGGTCGGCGGAGGTGCGCGGCGTGAGCGTGAGGGTGAAGCCCTCGGGCTTGAGGGTGAGGGTCTCCTTCACCGTGAGCCGGTAGTCGGCATGGTCGTGCAGCCGGTAGCGGTGGACCAGCATGGCGAGCAGCATGGTCGCCTCGTGCAGCGCGAACTGCCGCCCGATGCAGGCGCGTTCACCCGTGCCGAAGGGCTTGAAGGCGTGCACCGGGCGGGCCGCCTCCGCCTCGGCGGTGAACCGCTCGGGGTCGAACAGCTCCGGGTTGTCGCCCCAGACGGGCTGCCGGTGCAGCATCGGGGTGAGCACGGTGACGGCCTGCCCGGCCGCGAGCGGGATCCGGCCGCCGAGCAGGGTGTCCGCACGGGCGTGCCGGCTGAAGGCGGCGGCCGTCGGCCACAGCCGAAGTGCCTCGGCCAGCACCTGGCGGGTGTAGGTGAGCCGGCCGACGTCGTCGTACGACGGCTCGGGGTCGGCCGTGTCACCCCACAGCTCGTCGGCCTCGCGCTGCACGAGGCGCAGCACGGCGGGGTGCTTGGCGAGGTAGTACAGGGCGAAGGACATCGCGCCGGAGGTCGTCTCATGGCCGGCGATGAGGAAGGTGATGACCTGGTTGCGGATGTTGGCGGTGTCCAGGGTGGTGCCGTCGGCCGGGTGCGGCGCGCTGAGCATCAGCCCGAGCAGGTCCGCCGCGCCGCTCTGGTCGGTGCCGGTGCGGGCGGCGATGACCTCGTCCACGACCTTCGCCAGGTAGTCGGCGTCCGCGCGGAAGGCCGCGTCGGCCGCCGAGTGGTCCTGGCCGGGGCTGCGGGCCAGGCGGGTCATGCTCCACTCCAGGCAGTGGACCATCGACTCCACGAAGGGGTGTGGCTCATCGCGTTCGAAGGAGCCGAAGTCGTAGTCGAACCCGGCCAGGCCGATGGTGTCGAGGGTCATCCGGGTCATGTCGTCCGGCACGTTCACGGCGCGCCCGTCCCGGGCCGCGCGGTCCCAGGAGTCGATGAGCCGGCGGGCCACCTTGAGCATCACCGGGTGGTAGGTGCGCATCGAGCCGAGCGCGAAGGCGGGCATCAGGATGTCGTGCGCCTTGGCCCAGTTGGGCTCGTCGTTGTATGCCGTGAACAGGCCGTCGGCGGCGAAGGCGCGCACGTTCTGGAGCGCGGGCCCGATGTGCTTGGCGAACCGCTCCTCGTCGGCGAGGTCCGCGACCAGATCGGCGTCGGCGACGAACAGCGCGTCCCGGTCGTGCAGCCGGCGCACGAGCACGGGGCCGTGGGTGCGCATCAGGTCCAT
This genomic interval carries:
- a CDS encoding cytochrome P450 → MPPTAPHPDPAATLPGVPVVDITATGPGRTPLQQVMDLMRTHGPVLVRRLHDRDALFVADADLVADLADEERFAKHIGPALQNVRAFAADGLFTAYNDEPNWAKAHDILMPAFALGSMRTYHPVMLKVARRLIDSWDRAARDGRAVNVPDDMTRMTLDTIGLAGFDYDFGSFERDEPHPFVESMVHCLEWSMTRLARSPGQDHSAADAAFRADADYLAKVVDEVIAARTGTDQSGAADLLGLMLSAPHPADGTTLDTANIRNQVITFLIAGHETTSGAMSFALYYLAKHPAVLRLVQREADELWGDTADPEPSYDDVGRLTYTRQVLAEALRLWPTAAAFSRHARADTLLGGRIPLAAGQAVTVLTPMLHRQPVWGDNPELFDPERFTAEAEAARPVHAFKPFGTGERACIGRQFALHEATMLLAMLVHRYRLHDHADYRLTVKETLTLKPEGFTLTLTPRTSADRVHAPLPGSVPAQSGEDSAPDTLPARVRPGTGVLFLHGSNYGTCRAFAAQLADEAAAVGCATEVAALDTYTGKLPTDRTVVITAASYNGHPTDDATAFTAWLGGTPDLTGVTYAVLGVGDRNWAATYQQVPTRIDARLAELGATRLTARTAADASGDLSGTVREFTARLRTALLTEYGDPAAGAPTEEPTSAYEVRTLTGGPLDALAARHELVPMTVTEAYDLTAPAHPRTKRFLRIALPEGVTYRTADHLTVLPANAQDLVDRAVAAFGLDPDALLDIRATRPRRDGLAVDRPLKVRQLLTHHVELQERPTARQLALLAEANPCPPERAALAALTGDDPRTLLELAEDHPALRGALDWPRLLDLLTPLRPRHYSVSSSPAVDADHVDLMVSVLDAPARSGRGRYRGTGSGHLASLRPGDTVHARVQPCREAFRIDGSAPVVMVAAGTGLAPFRGAVADRVAARAAGAELPPALLYFGCDAPDADFLHAGELRAAEEAGAVSLRPAFSAAPENGAVFVQHRIAAEADEVWELVCSGARVYVCGDGARMAPGVREAFRALYRGRTPGSDGAAAERWLDALVAEGRYVEDVYAAG